A genomic segment from Oncorhynchus clarkii lewisi isolate Uvic-CL-2024 unplaced genomic scaffold, UVic_Ocla_1.0 unplaced_contig_8894_pilon_pilon, whole genome shotgun sequence encodes:
- the LOC139402495 gene encoding E3 ubiquitin-protein ligase HECW2-like: protein MTTTPTAREHLLVVRRRNPHMRYTLSPENLRSLSAQGGDGIGPRGHGGERSAGERSGVGGHGEGHGGGLQRANSDTDLVTSESRSSLTASTYEFTMGRGQNLVINWDIKEEVDATDWIGLYHIDETCPANVWDSKNRGVNGTQRGQIVWRLEPGPYFMEPETKICFKYYHGVSGGLRATTPCITVNNPGLPVRAEGQAEGQSVTENCRKLVSFTLSDIRALGLKKGMFFNPDPYLKMSIHPGKRSGFPTFTHHGQERRSAIISNTTNPVWPGEKYTFVALMTDVLEIEVKDKFSKSRPIIKRFLGQLTIPVQRLLERPNAEDQPLSYTLCRRLPTDHVSGQLQFRVDMTSGHDEGSPDAMGSILGLSVNGDPGSPSDDEDPHPSSRARGPSPTGSYSSLLNGEVHRDGDDVWSDARGAVGELDVLGLAIPGGHTHRQVSLNDYLDAIEAPKGPGERPLGATSPKLRSSFPTNTRLSAMLHIDSDEDEEAGPSRDHPPHDRKPLLPLANGVQAGVGKGAASQDLGKQEKEGTEANRGEVEGAQGTKAGDGAGDGDGAGSGDGAGDGAGSRDGAGDGAGSRDGAGDGSGSGDGDGDGDGAGDGAGSGDGSMAGVGVAVEARTGAGSMAVVGSLTVARPGSVVGTLTVARPGVGAEARPGSVVGPGAGAGAPLSPIPETNTAVQGVSEDAVAARTEASQQPTISGATAAQEPLRNSLPAVLKTSTTQRRKEEEMAPKAEEEGAESSSEGASAIATPPTTSSVADQGGGASGSDVTGARTVSTAANEEEEGGEIWQRRSMQASGGVSQEEGARSSEASGPIDSSQSVSEEGSEAGGATGQVNGHQSVRSLPSVRHDMGRYQRVDEPLPPNWEARIDSHSRVFYVDHVNRTTTWQRPTAPPAPQLLQRSNSIQQMEQLNRRYQSIRRTMTNERTAEELTAPPEVPTDDTDHHTIPEYRRDGVVTPDSSRSRLSLLLQSPSAKFLTSPDFFTLLHSNPSAYRMFTGNTCLKHMISKVRRDTHHYERYQHNRDLVVFLNMFSNKQLELPRGWELKHDHTGKPFFVDHNCRATTFIDPRLPLQSSTRPSSLLAHRQHLTRQRSHSAGEVSPQHMVGDHPRHSGGGPPVMPRPSSTFTPVSRTQYQDVVPVAYNDKIVAFLRQPNIFEILQERQTEFIRNHWLREKVQLIRNEGASGLARLSGDADLVILLSLFEEEVMSYVPPHALLHPSYCQSPRSSPVSSPQNSPGTQRANARAPAPYKRDFEAKLRNFYRKLETKGYGQGPGKLKLIIRRDHLLEDAFNQVMCYSRKDLQRSKLYVSFLGEEGLDYSGPSREFFFLVSRELFNPYYGLFEYSANDTYTVQISPMSAFVDNHHEWFRFSGRILGLALIHQYLLDAFFTRPFYKGLLRILCELSDLEYLDEEFHQSLQWMKDNDIEDMLDLTFTVNEEVFGQITERELKPGGANIPVSEKNKKEYIERMVKWRIERGVVQQTESLVRGFYEVVDSRLVSVFDARELELVIAGTAEIDLVDWRSNTDYRGGYHDNHIVIRWFWAAVERFNNEQRLRLLQFVTGTSSIPYEGFASLRGSNGPRRFCVEKWGKVTSLPRAHTCFNRLDLPPYPSFSMLHEKMLTAVEETSTFGLE, encoded by the exons ACGAGACCTGTCCTGCCAACGTGTGGGACTCTAAGAACCGCGGGGTGAACGGCACCCAGAGAGGACAGATCGTCTGGAGGCTGGAGCCTGGACCTTACTTCATGGAGC CTGAGACTAAGATCTGCTTTAAGTACTATCATGGAGTGAGTGGTGGCCTGAGAGCAACAACCCCCTGCATCACCGTCAACAACCCAGGACTTCCT GTTAGAGCCGAGGGCCAAGCTGAGGGCCAATCAGTGACAGAGAACTGTCGGAAACTCGTCAGCTTCACTTTATCAG ATATCCGTGCGTTGGGTCTGAAGAAGGGGATGTTCTTTAACCCTGACCCCTACCTGAAGATGTCCATCCACCCTGGGAAGAGGAGTGGCTTCCCCACCTTCACACACCACGGACAGGAGCGTCGCTCCGCCATCATATCTAACACCACCAACCCTGTCTGGCCCGGAGAg aagtACACGTTTGTGGCTCTGATGACGGATGTCTTGGAGATCGAGGTGAAGGATAAGTTTTCTAAAAGCCGACCAATCATCAAGCGCTTCCTGGGTCAGCTGACCATCCCAGTGCAGAGGCTGCTAGAGAGACCTAATGCAGA GGACCAGCCGCTAAGCTATACCCTGTGTCGTCGTCTGCCCACGGACCATGTGAGCGGCCAGCTGCAGTTCAGAGTGGACATGACCTCTGGACATGACG aggGCTCTCCTGATGCCATGGGTTCCATCTTGGGTTTGTCAGTGAACGGGGACCCTGGGAGCCCCTCTGACGATGAAGACCCCCACCCTTCCTCCAGGGCCCGGGGCCCCTCTCCCACAGGTTCCTACTCCTCCCTGCTCAACGGAGAGGTCCACAGGGATGGAGACGATGTCTGGAGTGACGCCCGAGGGGCGGTAGGCGAGCTAGACGTCCTGG GATTGGCAATCCCGGGCGGCCACACCCATCGACAGGTGTCCCTCAACGACTACTTGGATGCCATCGAAGCTCCTAAGGGCCCGGGAGAGCGGCCCCTGGGCGCGACGTCACCCAAGCTGAGGTCCAGTTTCCCGACGAACACACGACTCAGCGCCATGCTGCATATAGACTCTGATGAAGACGAGGAGGCAGGGCCGTCCAGGGACCATCCACCCCATGACAGGAAGCCCTTGCTGCCACTGGCCAATGGTGTTCAGGCTGGGGTTGGGAAGGGAGCTGCCTCTCAGGACCTGGGGAAACAAGAGAAAGAGGGGACAGAGGCAAACaggggagaggttgagggagCACAGGGGACAAAagctggggatggagctggagatggagatggagctgGATctggggatggagctggagatggggctggatctagggatggagctggagatggggctggatctagggatggagctggagatggGTCTGGatctggggatggagatggggatggggatggagctggagatggGGCTGGATCTGGGGATGGATCCATGGCTGGGGTTGGAGTTGCAGTTGAAGCGAGGACTGGAGCTGGATCCATGGCTGTGGTTGGCTCTCTAACTGTAGCCAGACCTGGATCTGTGGTTGGCACTCTAACTGTAGCCAGACCTGGGGTTGGAGCTGAGGCCAGACCTGGATCTGTGgttggtcctggggctggagctggggctccTCTATCTCCAATACCTGAGACGAATACTGCAGTGCAGGGGGTGTCAGAGGACGCTGTGGCAGCCAGGACTGAGGCCAGCCAGCAACCAACGATCTCAGGGGCCACAGCAGCCCAGGAGCCCCTCAGGAACTCACTGCCTGCTGTTCTGAAGACATCCACTACTCAG AGACGGAAGGAAGAGGAAATGGCGCCCAAGGCTGAGGAGGAAGGGGCGGAGTCATCCAGTGAAGGAGCAAGTGCCATTGCAACCCCCCCGACGACCAGTAGCGTTGCCGACCAGGGGGGCGGGGCCTCTGGCTCTGATGTCACAGGAGCAAGGACCGTCAGCACAGCAGCCAATGAGGAAGAAGAGGGTGGGGAGATCTGGCAGAGGAGGTCCATGCAGGCGTCTGGAGGCGTGTCTCAGGAGGAGGGGGCGCGGTCTTCTGAGGCGAGCGGGCCAATCGACTCTTCTCAGAGTGTCTCTGAGGAGGGCAGCGAGGCAGGAG GGGCCACAGGTCAAGTCAACGGTCACCAGTCCGTCCGCTCCCTGCCCTCTGTCCGTCACGACATGGGTCGCTACCAGAGAGTAGATGAGCCACTTCCTCCCA ACTGGGAGGCCCGTATAGACAGTCACAGTCGTGTGTTCTATGTGGACCATGTGAACCGCACCACCACCTGGCAGAGACCCACCGCGCCTCCAGCACCGCAGCTCCTCCAGAGGTCCAACAGCATACAGCAGATGGAACAGCTCAACCGCAG GTATCAGAGTATACGCAGGACGATGACCAATGAGAGAACAGCAGAGGAGTTGACAGCTCCGCCCGAGGTGCCCACCGACGACACTGACCACCACACTATCCCAG agtATCGTCGTGATGGTGTGGTGACTCCAGATAGCTCTCGGTCTCGTCTCAGTCTGCTCCTCCAGTCTCCCAGCGCTAAGTTCTTGACCAGCCCTGACTTCTTCACCTTGCTGCATTCCAACCCT AGTGCCTACCGCATGTTTACAGGTAACACCTGCCTGAAACACATGATCAGTAAGGTGCGTCGGGACACGCATCACTATGAGCGCTACCAGCACAACAGAGACCTGGTGGTTTTCCTCAACATGTTCTCCAACAAACAGCTGGAGCTGCCCCGTGGCTGGGAGCTGAAGCACGACCACACTGGcaag ccTTTCTTTGTGGACCACAACTGCCGGGCCACTACGTTTATCGACCCTCGGCTCCCTCTTCAGAGCAGCACACGTCCCAGCAGCCTCCTGGCCCACCGCCAGCACTTGACCAGACAACGCAGCCACAGCGCTGGCGAGGTCAGCCCACAACacatg GTGGGTGACCACCCTCGTCATTCTGGAGGAGGACCCCCTGTAATGCCCCGCCCATCCAGCACCTTCACCCCGGTCAGCCGCACCCAGTACCAAGACGTAGTGCCAGTGG CTTACAACGACAAGATTGTGGCGTTTCTACGACAACCCAATATCTTTGAGATCctgcaggagagacagacagagtttatCAGGAACCACTGGCTCAG GGAGAAGGTGCAGTTGATCCGTAATGAAGGGGCCTCTGGTCTGGCCAGGCTGTCTGGTGATGCAGACCTGGTCATCCTCCTCAG CCTGTTTGAGGAGGAAGTGATGTCATATGTTCCGCCTCACGCCTTACTGCACCCCAGCTACTGCCAGTCCCCACGAAGCTCCCCCGTGTCCTCCCCACAGAACTCACCTG GAACACAGCGAGCTAATGCCCGTGCCCCTGCCCCCTACAAGCGAGACTTTGAAGCCAAACTGCGAAACTTCTACCGCAAACTGGAGACCAAGGGCTACGGCCAGGGCCCAGGGAAGTTAAA GTTGATCATCCGTAGAGATCATCTCCTGGAGGATGCCTTCAACCAGGTCATGTGTTACTCCCGGAAAGACCTGCAGAGGAGCAAGCTCTATGTCAGCTtcctgggagaggaggg GTTGGACTACAGCGGCCCGTCCAGAGAGTTTTTCTTCCTGGTGTCCAGAGAGCTGTTCAACCCGTACTACGGCCTGTTTGAGTACTCCGCCAACGACACCTACACCGTTCAGATCAGCCCCATGTCTGCCTTCGTAGACAACCATCACGAGTG GTTCCGTTTCAGCGGGCGTATCCTGGGCCTGGCTCTGATCCACCAATACCTACTGGATGCCTTCTTCACTCGACCCTTCTATAAGGGCCTGCTGCGCAT CCTATGTGAGCTGAGTGATCTGGAGTATCTGGATGAGGAGTTCCATCAGAGTCTCCAGTGGATGAAGGACAACGACATCGAGGACATGTTGGACCTCACCTTCACTGTCAATGAGGAGGTGTtcggacag atcacagagagagagctgaagcCGGGCGGGGCCAACATCCCAGTGTCAGAGAAGAATAAGAAGGAGTACATTGAGCGCATGGTGAAGTGGCGTATTGAGAGAGGAGTGGTTCAGCAGACAGAGAGTCTGGTCCGGGGCTTCTATGAG GTGGTGGATTCCAGGCTGGTGTCAGTGTTCGATGCCAGGGAGCTGGAGCTGGTGATAGCTGGCACCGCTGAGATAGACCTGGTGGACTGGAGGAGCAACACAGATTACAGAGGAG GTTACCATGACAACCACATAGTGATCCGTTGGTTCTGGGCGGCGGTGGAGAGGTTCAACAACGAGCAGAGACTCAGGCTGCTACAG TTTGTGACGGGTACCTCCAGTATTCCCTACGAGGGTTTCGCCTCTCTCCGAGGCAGCAACGGACCCCGCAGGTTCTGTGTGGAGAAATGGGGCAAAGTTACCTCTCTACCCAG GGCTCACACCTGTTTCAACCGGCTGGACCTCCCTCCATATCCATCCTTCTCCATGCTGCACGAGAAGATGCTCACTGCCGTGGAAGAGACCAGCACCTTCGGCCTGGAGTGA